In the Oncorhynchus nerka isolate Pitt River linkage group LG2, Oner_Uvic_2.0, whole genome shotgun sequence genome, one interval contains:
- the LOC115120092 gene encoding SLAIN motif-containing protein 1-like isoform X1 — protein sequence MDAAVMNPQIMTDVNGNSNAANAELEVKKLQELVRKLERQNEQLRTRANGCTGNPHILPPSPAYMAGSYCIPSPLPTLLCQSSLESFFPLDEPFEYLHSHYVDTALETEADYMERTVLDEVDILDLDALFSIEDSEATWLYVSAKARLWGESPVTPLQWSRQVLDSPRTEVESARSLCLRLDQVHRWRGVFSSHSSPALPLRRVAGVSPLSASFSRSCPTPPPADRPASFSSPLHPLLHLSLTPVGKAERIPTFLPANHSANRSRSLRRFLLSPQSSMDSELSASELEDDSITQGYKLQDLVDVQVMARLQEDSLRQDYATTSINRRSASFSFLSLQHNGEADLEEEEDEEEYGQLPPPQPRLTRVGPTLQRGLSHSHTFSSIRDWRRSTTSLSSPSSPQYPSGGFSYQPPPPPQALASPTLSTYTPEPQGFRPGSDKLRRSMPNLFRAPSVPSPLSPANHIGSPSTLRNSLSFDSSNGLASRLQSSIPSPGQLQNRVQSVGNFQSLSRQPLKATAYVSPTVKGPVTMPTSTSLQSLSGIPLPSKPAVGVGGTPTPPRSSLPRPASFIGTSSTPRSKIAQPTRSLLTPPKSLSSLSALRDGSWRDGCY from the exons ATGGATGCAGCAGTGATGAACCCCCAGATAATGACGGATGTCAACGGCAACAGCAATGCCGCGAACGCCGAACTGGAGGTGAAAAAGCTCCAAGAGCTGGTTCGGAAATTGGAGCGGCAAAATGAGCAATTGAGGACGCGGGCGAACGGTTGCACTGGCAACCCCCAcattctacctccctccccggcCTATATGGCCGGGAGCTACTGCATACCTAGCCCGTTACCGACGCTACTGTGCCAGTCTTCCTTGGAGTCATTTTTCCCGTTGGACGAACCGTTCGAATATTTACATTCGCATTATGTTGATACTGCTCTCGAGACGGAGGCTGATTATATGGAACGTACGGTTCTGGATGAGGTGGACATTCTGGACCTAGATGCTCTATTCTCTATTGAAGACTCTGAAGCTACCTG GCTGTATGTGTCAGCCAAGGCCCGGCTGTGGGGGGAGAGCCCTGTTACCCCCCTCCAGTGGAGCAGACAGGTCCTGGACAGCCCCAGAACAGAGGTGGAGTCGGCCCGCTCACTGTGCCTCAGGTTGGACCAAG TCCATAGGTGGCGGGGGGTCTTCTCCAGCCACTCTTCCCCTGCCCTCCCCCTGAGACGTGTAGCAGGAGTGTCCCCCCTCAGTGCCTCGTTCTCCAGGTCCTGCCCCACCCCTCCGCCCGCTGACAGACCtg cctcattctcctcacccctccatcctctcctccacctgtccctGACTCCTGTAGGGAAGGCTGAGAGAATTCCCACATTCCTCCCAGCCAATCACTCAGCCAATCGCA GCCGCAGCCTCCGGCGGTTCCTCCTCAGCCCCCAGTCTTCCATGGACAGTGAGCTCAGTGCCTCAGAGCTGGAGGATGACTCCATCACGCAGGGATACAAGCTGCAGGACCTTGTTGACGTCCAGGTCATGGCTCGTCTGCAGGAGGACA GTCTTCGTCAGGACTACGCCACCACCTCCATCAACCGCCGCAGCGCCagcttctccttcctctcccttcagcACAACGGCGAGGCTGacctggaggaggaagaggatgaggaagagtACGGGCAGCTACCTCCTCCCCAGCCCCGTCTGACCCGTGTGGGACCCACCCTGCAGCGCGGCCTCTCCCACTCCCACACCTTCTCCAGCATACGGGACTGGAGGAGGAGCACAACCAGCCTCTCCAGCCCCTCCAGCCCTCAGTACCCCTCTGGAGGATTCTCCTATcagcccccacccccaccccaggcCCTGGCCAGCCCCACACTCAGCACCTACACACCCGAACCACAGGGCTTCAGGCCTGGATCAG ATAAGCTGCGGAGGAGCATGCCCAACCTGTTCAGGGCTCCCAGTGTGCCTAGTCCACTGAGCCCAGCCAATCACATCGGCTCTCCTTCCACCCTTCGGAACAGTCTGAGCTTCGACTCGTCCAATGGGTTGGCCAGCAGGCTACAGTCCTCCA TCCCTTCACCCGGTCAGTTGCAGAACAGAGTCCAGAGTGTGGGGAACTTCCAGTCGTTGTCACGGCAACCTCTCAAAGCCACAGCCTATGTCAGCCCCACTGTGAAAGGGCCAGTTACCATGCCGACCTCCACCAGTCTGCAGTCCCTGAGCGGCATCCCCCTCCCCAGTAAACCAGCCGTGGGGGTTGGGGGCACTCCTACGCCCCCCCGGAGCAGTCTGCCCCGCCCCGCCTCCTTTATTGGGACCAGCTCCACCCCTCGAAGCAAGATCGCCCAACCCACACGCAG TTTATTGACGCCTCCTAAGAGCTTGTCCAGCCTGAGTGCCCTACGAGACGGGAGCTGGAGGGATGGCTGCTACTGA
- the LOC115120092 gene encoding SLAIN motif-containing protein 1-like isoform X2, translated as MDAAVMNPQIMTDVNGNSNAANAELEVKKLQELVRKLERQNEQLRTRANGCTGNPHILPPSPAYMAGSYCIPSPLPTLLCQSSLESFFPLDEPFEYLHSHYVDTALETEADYMERTVLDEVDILDLDALFSIEDSEATWLYVSAKARLWGESPVTPLQWSRQVLDSPRTEVESARSLCLRLDQGRSLRRFLLSPQSSMDSELSASELEDDSITQGYKLQDLVDVQVMARLQEDSLRQDYATTSINRRSASFSFLSLQHNGEADLEEEEDEEEYGQLPPPQPRLTRVGPTLQRGLSHSHTFSSIRDWRRSTTSLSSPSSPQYPSGGFSYQPPPPPQALASPTLSTYTPEPQGFRPGSDKLRRSMPNLFRAPSVPSPLSPANHIGSPSTLRNSLSFDSSNGLASRLQSSIPSPGQLQNRVQSVGNFQSLSRQPLKATAYVSPTVKGPVTMPTSTSLQSLSGIPLPSKPAVGVGGTPTPPRSSLPRPASFIGTSSTPRSKIAQPTRSLLTPPKSLSSLSALRDGSWRDGCY; from the exons ATGGATGCAGCAGTGATGAACCCCCAGATAATGACGGATGTCAACGGCAACAGCAATGCCGCGAACGCCGAACTGGAGGTGAAAAAGCTCCAAGAGCTGGTTCGGAAATTGGAGCGGCAAAATGAGCAATTGAGGACGCGGGCGAACGGTTGCACTGGCAACCCCCAcattctacctccctccccggcCTATATGGCCGGGAGCTACTGCATACCTAGCCCGTTACCGACGCTACTGTGCCAGTCTTCCTTGGAGTCATTTTTCCCGTTGGACGAACCGTTCGAATATTTACATTCGCATTATGTTGATACTGCTCTCGAGACGGAGGCTGATTATATGGAACGTACGGTTCTGGATGAGGTGGACATTCTGGACCTAGATGCTCTATTCTCTATTGAAGACTCTGAAGCTACCTG GCTGTATGTGTCAGCCAAGGCCCGGCTGTGGGGGGAGAGCCCTGTTACCCCCCTCCAGTGGAGCAGACAGGTCCTGGACAGCCCCAGAACAGAGGTGGAGTCGGCCCGCTCACTGTGCCTCAGGTTGGACCAAG GCCGCAGCCTCCGGCGGTTCCTCCTCAGCCCCCAGTCTTCCATGGACAGTGAGCTCAGTGCCTCAGAGCTGGAGGATGACTCCATCACGCAGGGATACAAGCTGCAGGACCTTGTTGACGTCCAGGTCATGGCTCGTCTGCAGGAGGACA GTCTTCGTCAGGACTACGCCACCACCTCCATCAACCGCCGCAGCGCCagcttctccttcctctcccttcagcACAACGGCGAGGCTGacctggaggaggaagaggatgaggaagagtACGGGCAGCTACCTCCTCCCCAGCCCCGTCTGACCCGTGTGGGACCCACCCTGCAGCGCGGCCTCTCCCACTCCCACACCTTCTCCAGCATACGGGACTGGAGGAGGAGCACAACCAGCCTCTCCAGCCCCTCCAGCCCTCAGTACCCCTCTGGAGGATTCTCCTATcagcccccacccccaccccaggcCCTGGCCAGCCCCACACTCAGCACCTACACACCCGAACCACAGGGCTTCAGGCCTGGATCAG ATAAGCTGCGGAGGAGCATGCCCAACCTGTTCAGGGCTCCCAGTGTGCCTAGTCCACTGAGCCCAGCCAATCACATCGGCTCTCCTTCCACCCTTCGGAACAGTCTGAGCTTCGACTCGTCCAATGGGTTGGCCAGCAGGCTACAGTCCTCCA TCCCTTCACCCGGTCAGTTGCAGAACAGAGTCCAGAGTGTGGGGAACTTCCAGTCGTTGTCACGGCAACCTCTCAAAGCCACAGCCTATGTCAGCCCCACTGTGAAAGGGCCAGTTACCATGCCGACCTCCACCAGTCTGCAGTCCCTGAGCGGCATCCCCCTCCCCAGTAAACCAGCCGTGGGGGTTGGGGGCACTCCTACGCCCCCCCGGAGCAGTCTGCCCCGCCCCGCCTCCTTTATTGGGACCAGCTCCACCCCTCGAAGCAAGATCGCCCAACCCACACGCAG TTTATTGACGCCTCCTAAGAGCTTGTCCAGCCTGAGTGCCCTACGAGACGGGAGCTGGAGGGATGGCTGCTACTGA
- the LOC115120095 gene encoding WW domain-binding protein 4-like: MSEYWKSQPKKFCQYCKCWIADNKPSVEFHERGKNHKENVAAKIAEMQKKSIDKAKKEDRQSKEFATMEAAALKAYEEDMKRLGIKPSGSPSQTKAQTPSPVPSQSPPRKQEKKRKPGKERMPRNESENWVEGKTGEGLTYYYNSMTGESLWDKPYGLQGKSTPSPQPGQTEISLGSAWMEAVSSDGFTYYYNTETGESSWERPADLPAGGESGSGPSGETVGPPGLDDPSALQPEPLSGKDSSNSTKGAGEREDSKQNTPPSDKEGENKDGEDDDGGKVDEGAKDTLAAVPEEKEEMPAVKKPRKTNPYGAWEQIQEEEEPYEKVDLQLPQVEGAASAPAPTELPPEPKPKFRERIITSLGDEGGPASGAGATFRKRKAENGKSSRSLRQRGDDD; this comes from the exons AT GTCAGAATATTGGAAGTCCCAGCCGAAGAAATTCTGCCAGTACTGCAAGTGCTGGATAGCCGACAATAAACCT AGTGTTGAGTTTCATGAACGAGGGAAGAATCACAAAGAAAATGTTGCTGCCAAAATTGCTGAG ATGCAAAAGAAGAGCATTGACAAGGCGAAGAAGGAGGATCGTCAGTCTAAAGAGTTTGCAACGATGGAGGCGGCTGCACTGAAAGCTTATGAGGAGGATATGAAAAGGTTGGGGATAAAACCATCAG GTTCCCCATCTCAAACCAAAGCCCAAACTCCAAGCCCTGTTCCATCTCAATCTCCACCTCGAAAACAAGAAAAGAAGCGAAAGCCTGGAAAGGAGAGGATGCCCAGAAACGAATCAGAGAACTGGGTGGAGGGAAAGACAGGCGAAGGACTCACATACTACTACAACTCTATGACAGGAG AATCTCTGTGGGACAAACCATATGGGTTGCAGGGAAAGAGCACACCCTCTCCACAGCCGGGTCAAACCGAG ATCTCCTTAGGTAGTGCCTGGATGGAGGCCGTCAGTTCTGATGGATTTACAtactactacaacacagagactggAG AGTCCAGCTGGGAAAGACCTGCAGATCTCCCTGCCGGTGGTGAGTCTGGGTCTGGGCCCAGTGGAGAGACCGTGGGCCCCCCAGGGTTAGATGACCCATCTGCCCTGCAGCCAGAACCCCTCTCTGGGAaggacagctccaacagtacCAAAGGAGCCGGGGAGAGAGAGGATTCCAAACAG AATACACCGCCTTCAGACAAGGAGGGAGAGAATAAAGATGGTGAGGATGATGACGGGGGGAAGGTAGACGAAGGGGCCAAAGACACACTGGCAGCTGTGcctgaggagaaagaggagatgcCTGCTGTAAAGAAGCCCAGGAAGACCAACCCTTACGGAGCCTGGGAGCAGATACAGGAAGAAGAAGAGCCTTA TGAGAAAGTGGATCTGCAGCTACCACAGGTGGAAGGTGCAGCTAGCGCCCCCGCCCCCACGGAGCTGCCGCCTGAGCCCAAACCCAAGTTTAGGGAGCGTATCATCACCTCTCTGGGCGACGAGGGAGGCCCCGCGTCGGGAGCCGGGGCCACGTTCAGGAAGAGGAAAGCAGAGAACGGGAAATCCTCCAGGAGCCTGAGGCAACGGGGAGATGATGACTAA
- the LOC115120094 gene encoding peptide chain release factor 1, mitochondrial-like, with the protein MLTQKCIRLYGWCALHMRKRIWKELANRSLVPSRRCCNNHLGDLYRNESVQRYLRQLVEEYRDVTKTLQHGFLNDPARKELNKRQVGLSPVATAFQSAEHAVKDLEEVETLLQKTVGSKEEDRQMVQLLKEEQAQITQRIESLRKDLIQTLVPSDPHDTSNVLLEVVTGRTTGGDICQQFTREMFDMYQGLASHKNWDFEIFNYTPAEYGGLHHAAVRIAGESVYQHLKHEGGTHRVQRIPEVGLSSRMQRIHTGTMTVIVLPQPNELDISIDPKDLRVDTFRSRGAGGQSVNTTDSAVRIVHLPTGTVAECQTSRSQLQNRDTALRVLKARLYQSMMGRETEQRLTARKQQVGTRSQSERIRTYNFSQDRVTDHRTGYVTRDIKEFMRGGEPLDDLISELLEHGDKEALLELVVTCSQRY; encoded by the exons ATGCTTACGCAGAAATGTATTCGACTGTATGGCTGGTGCGCCCTCCACATGCGCAAAAGAATATGGAAGGAACTAGCAAATCGATCACTCGTACCATCAAGACGCTGTTGTAACAATCATTTGGGAGATTTATACCGGAATGAGTCCGTACAAAGATATCTTCGGCAGCTTGTGGAAGAGTACAGAGATGTCACCAAAACATTACAACATGGGTTTCTCAACGACCCCGCCAGGAAAGAGTTGAACAAGAGACAGGTGGGACTTTCACCAGTGGCCACTGCGTTTCAGAGTGCTGAACACGCCGTGAAAGACCTAGAGGAGGTTGAAACTCTGCTTCAGA AGACAGTCGGTTCCAAAGAGGAAGACCGACAAATGGTCCAGCTACTGAAAGAGGAACAAGCACAGATCACCCAAAGAATCGAGTCATTGAGAAAAGAT TTGATCCAGACACTAGTACCCAGTGACCCACACGACACCAGTAATGTCCTTCTGGAGGTGGTAACAGGGAGGACAACAGGAG GTGACATCTGTCAACAGTTcaccagagagatgtttgataTGTACCAAGGCCTTGCCAGCCACAAGAACTGGGACTTTGAGATCTTCAACTACACACCTGCTGAATATG GTGGTCTGCACCATGCGGCAGTAAGGATAGCGGGGGAGAGTGTGTACCAGCATCTGAAGCATGAGGGAGGGACACACCGGGTCCAGAGGATCCCCGAGGTGGGCCTGTCCTCCAGGATGCAACGTATTCACACAGGAACCATGACTGTCATCGTCCTGCCACAACCCAACGAg CTGGACATCAGCATTGACCCTAAGGACCTGCGGGTTGATACGTTCAGATCGAGAGGGGCGGGAGGTCAAAGTGTCAACACAACAGACAGTGCTGTCCGAATAGTACACCTGCCAACAG GAACGGTGGCAGAGTGTCAGACGTCCCGCTCTCAGCTGCAGAATCGTGACACGGCCCTGCGCGTGCTGAAGGCCCGCCTCTACCAGAGCATGATGGGCAGAGAGACGGAGCAGAGACTTACGGCACGCAAACAGCAG GTGGGCACTCGCTCCCAGTCGGAGAGGATTCGCACCTACAACTTCAGCCAGGATCGCGTGACAGATCACCGGACTGGTTATGTGACCAGAGATATCAAG GAGTTCATGAGGGGCGGGGAGCCCCTGGATGATCTGATCTCAGAGCTGTTGGAACACGGAGACAAGGAGGCTCTGCTGGAGCTGGTGGTGACCTGCAGTCAGAGATACTGA